TCTTCTCCGCCAAGCGTTGCAACTTTCTTTTCTTTCACCATCCGAATCACCTGATGGACAGCTTTTTCATCATTCGTAATCAGTGCCTCAGGCTGGCTTCTGGAAGTCAATGTACCATCTGGTTGATAGGTGCGATCGGAGAAAACCTCACTTGCGGTAGCAAGTCCTATATTTTCTCCGGCATTAATTAATTCACTGCCGGAAAGTCCGAATAAAACGAGCTCAGGATTAACCTTATATACCGCTCTGGCAATAGCATCCGCTAAAGAAGGATCCGCGGCAGCCATATTATATAAAGCCCCATGCGGTTTTACGTGCTGCATCTCAGCACCTTCCGCTTTTAAAAATCCGTAGAGGGCGCCAATTTGATAGACAACAAGGTCATATGCTTCTTCAGAAGAAAGCTGCATATTCCGACGACCAAAACCAATTAAATCTGGCAAACCGGGGTGAGCGCCGATTTTTACTTCTTTTTCTAACGCAAGGCCTACCGTCTTTCGCATAACACTCGGATCTCCCGCATGAAATCCGCATGCGATATTCGCTGAGGTGACATAATCAAGAATCTCACTATCGTTCCCTTTTTTATATGTACCAAAGCTTTCTCCCAAGTCACAGTTTACATCAACTCTGCTCATACAGATCACTCCTTTCTCAGGTAGGACGATTATAACATTCGATTTTATAAGAAGGGAGGCGTTATTCATCTGCTATTTTTAATATGAACAAAAAAATCCACCTCATTCAGTGGATTTTTCCGATGGATACGCGCTCGTTATCGTTTGTCATTTTCAGAAAAATTCTTTAAGACATTTCGATAAAGATTGTCATTAAGCTCGTTTTTCGGCTTTTCTGTATCATAGGTTTCATTGTCTAAAGGTTGGAGCTCTTTTAAAGCCTGACGGTATGAGACGTCGTTCATCTTTTCTGGCTGAACATCTTCCCTGGTTACCGGACTCCCGATCCCTTCGTTCCTCTCTGGCTCTTCCTCCGGCAAATGATCGGGAGCACCCGTTTTTCTATTTTCAGGAGAGGCAGCTTTAAGATTCATCGTAATGAGAGCTGCAATGACAATAATGACAAGGATGACAATACCTATCAAATACGTCATACGATCATCTCCTTTTCCTTAGTTTGCTGCCGCTTGGACGACTTTCGCAACACGTCTTCCTAGAGCCGTTCCAATTGCAGCTCCTTCCTCCGGCAAAATATCGCCATCGTTTACCGAGCAAGTAACGCCCGCCCCATAATAAGAGCCATACAGGGCGTTTTCTGGAACATTCGCCGGAAGCCCGACGATGATCATCCCCTGATGAAGCATCGGGGTGATCAGGTTCAGCATCGTGGTTTCAATGCCGCCATGAGTTGTAGCTGTTGTACAAAAAACGGCTCCAATTTTATTAACAAGCAGCCCTTTTGCCCACTGTTTTCCAAGCTTGTCAATCCATGACTTCAACCCTGAGCTGATGGTTCCGAAATGGCCCGGACATCCCCAAATAATTGCATCCATATCTTCAAGCTTATCAATATCAGCTTGATCAACGTGGTCAATAAAAACTTCCGCTGAAGGGATTTCTTTTGCTCCATTCTCAATCGCTTCAGCCAGCTGCTTCGTATGATTGCCTTCACTGTCATAAACAACATAAATCTTCATCTTGCACCCTCCTAAATTCTCAGTTTAATACTCTTTCACTTCTTTTGGAGCAGGCAGCATTTTCACGTTCTTTTTATGTGCTTTCTTTCGCAAATGATCTTTTCGCACATCTCTTAAAAATAATGCAAGAACGACACCAATGCCGCATATAAAAGCAGTTAGAAAAAATGCGTCGTTAATACCCATTACATTTGCTTCGGCATTTGCCTGTTTGAGAAGGCTGCTATAAACGATTTGCTTCGCCTGATCAAGAGGAATATGCAGATGGCCTGCTATCGATTGTACATAAGATTGAAAGCTATGCATAAAACTCGGATCTGCTGTGTTCGTCTGATCAGCTATAACTGAGTAATGAAACGATGTCCGGTTAGTATAAGCAGTAGTAATTAAGCTGATTCCAATCGATCCGCTGATTTGACGAAGGGTATTTGCCATCGCCGTTCCGTGGCTGTTCAGTTCTTTTGGCAGCTGGTTCATACCTGCTGTCATTACCGGCATCATAAGCAGTGAGATTCCAAACGCGCGTATCATATAAATGACCATGATGTGAGTATAAGATGTCTGTACCGTTAAGAACGTATAATCGAACGTTGTAACCGCAGTTATGATTAGTCCGGCAATCGTCAGAGGCCGCGGTCCGTATTTATCAAAAAGTATTCCTGAAATCGGTGACATGACAAGCATCACTAATGCCCCCGGCAATAAGAGCAGCCCAGAATCCAATGCCGAAAAACCAAGCAAATTCTGCAGATAGATCGGCAGCAAAAACATACCGGAAAACAAAGCTACCGTAATAATGATATTTAAGACGCTTGATAATGAGAAAATGTCGTATTTAAACACTCGAAAATCAAGCATAGGTTCAGGTGACTTCAGCTGTTGAAAAATGAACGCGGCAATTCCAACGACACCAATAATAACAGTTGTCAGCACTATAGGATCATCCCAGCCTTCACTTCCCGCTTCGCTTACCCCGTAAAGCAAAGAGGCAAAGCCTGCGACACTAAGGACTGTTCCAAGAAGATCAATTTTAATTTTCCTCGGCTCAACCATATTTCTGAATAAGAAAAATGCGGCGATCAGCACAACAAAAGCCAGCGGCACTAGGCCATTAAACATAAGCCTCCAATGATAATGTTCAATAATCCAGCCGGATAAAGTCGGACCTACAGCGGGAGCAAACATCATGGCCAGCCCAAATACACCCATACCTTTTCCTCGGCTTTCAGGCGGAAAAATAAATAGGATTGTCGTCATAACAAGCGGCTGTAAAATTCCTCCCCCAATTGCTTGGATGAGCCTCCCTGTCATCATGATTGGAAAATTGGTCGCTATTCCGCAGATCAATGTTCCAATTGTAAAAAACATCATCGCTGTAAGAAATAAAGACCTGCTGCCGAATCTGGTGATCAAAAAAGCAGACAAAGGAATCAGGATGCCATTGACCAGCATATAGCCGGTCGTTAACCATTGGATAGTAGAGGTGTCAACACCGAATTCTGTCATTAAATGAGGCAACGCCACGTTCAATAGCGTTTGATTTAAAATAGCCAAAAACAAGCCAGCCATTAGAATGATCAGAATCGATTTCGGATTTTCTGTTTTTGGTTTATTTTCTTGCAATGCCATGGTAAAAAACCTCCTTTCTGTTCAACCTGAGCTTTCATTATTTTTCAATTTTCACAGACGCGTTCATACCCGGTAAAACTTTATCAGAAGGGTTACTGATAGATATCTTCACTTGAACCTTTTGAGTCGTTTTCGTATAATTCCCGCTTGCGTTTGTTTGCGGAAGCAAATCAAACGTGGAGTTTGTTGCATAGCCGATCTTTTCAACTGTCCCTTCAAATGTGGAACCCGGATCCCCGTCGACTGTGACATCTACTTTGTCATTTACTTCTATTTCGCTTAAATCGGTTTCTTTAATATTTGCAGTTACGTACAGGTTATCCATATCGATAACTTCCGCCAAGGCTTGCCCGGCTTGAACGAGTTGTCCATCCTGCGCTTCGTTCTTAACAATCGTTCCATCAGAAATGGTCTTCACATCCTGTGAACCGGATTCAGATTTGACCTTTGCTATTTTATCGTCCTTGGATACTTTATCTCCTTCATTCATGTTCCAGTCGTTCAAAACACCAGCAGCCGAAGCAACGATTTGTGTCCGGTCCCCCTGTACATGCGCTTCATCTGTTTTGACAAATGAGCTGTTTTGATAATAAAAATAAACGCCTCCTGCAATGAGAGCAAGAATGACAATAAGTCCAATTAGATTTGCTACAAGCAATTTTCCTCTGCTCATAATGATTTTCTCCTTTCAAACATGTAAATAAATTTGTTAACAAAGTTAAATATTAATTTAGGATAGTAAAAAAATCAACAGAAAGCTTTCAGATTTTACATGTAAATAATTAGAAATCAATCAATTGGTATATTTCCTTACAAAAATTCCATTTCTACTCAAAAAATATGCTATTGTAAATTTCACCTATTTATTTCTTTGTCCTCGCATGTCTAAATCATTTAAGAATACTTACTCTTGAAGGGAAGCTTTTAAAAGGGGGAGAGTGGTTTGAAAAGAACCTCTTATCGCGGGATAAGTTTAAGGGAAGCTGAGCATGTGATCAGGCATCAAAAGTATGTAAGGAGCGAATCGAGAGTTTTTTGCAATGGGATTACAGCAAAACCCGTTTATGGCCAAGGGGTTTATATGGTAAACGATTTAGAGCTCGCTGCTCAGTACGCGTTTTGTCATGCAGAGGCTGAATTACAGCCTGGGGTTGTCTTAAAGCAAGAAGTCGTGTTTGAAAATCCATTGATTCTTAATCGAAATTATGGAGAAAAACAGCTGAAATTGGATGCATGGACGTGGAAAACATCATCAGCTCTATTTGAATCGATGTCACAGCCTTCTTCTGAAAGGATCGGGGATTGTATAAAGGAGTATTTGCTTCTGAAGGGCTATGATGGCGTGATATCCCACCTTGGAGACGAATTAATTCATTATGTTTCTTATTTTCCCGAAAAACAAATAGGCAAAATCTCGTGGCACCTTTCCTTCAGTATTCAGGATTTGATTGTTTAACGTAAAAGAGCAGCCATCCAGACTGCTCTTTTCTAGCTTGTTGCATTTTTTTCTTTCTGATTGATGATCACATTTGAAAAGTACTTTCTGGCATCTGCATTGCCTATGATCAACTGCTTAACGTCACCTGTTTGCGAATGGGAAAACTTAAGCACAGAGCCATTAAAGTTTTCATACACATGACTAATGTAGTATCCATTAGCCAGAAGCCCATCAATCAGCTTTTTTTCCTTTTCGTATTCCTTAAATTCTGACATCCGCTTCATCCTTTTTATATTAATACTTACACATAGCTAGCGATGTTGGACCGGCATTTTCAGTTCGGATTCCGATCGAAATCTGCTTCGTTTTAAATATTTTCCGGCTCCCGGCTTTCCTGTAAAAGCCTTATCCTTGATGACAAATTCCCCTCTGCTTAGCACAGATACAGGCTCACCAGTAACCTCCATGCCCTCAAAAGCATTGTAGTCCACATTCATATGGTGAGTGGAAGCAGAAATTGTCCGCTTTTTATTCGGATCAAAGATCACAATGTCAGCGTCACTGCCGACAGCAATCGTCCCTTTTTTCGGAAAAAGTCCGAACAGCTTTGCACTTTTCGTACTGACGAGATCGACAAATTGATTAAGGCTGATTCTTCCTTTTTTTACACCTTCCGAAAATAACAAGCTGAACCGGTCTTCAATCATCGGTCCGCCATTTGGTATTTTCGAAAAATCATCCCGTCCCAAATCTTTCTGGCCGTTAAAATGGAACGAACACTGATCAGAACCGAACGTCTGCAGCTGTCCGCTTTTTAGCGCGTTCCATAACACCTCTTGATTCCACTTCTCTCTCAGCGGCGGGGACCAAACGTACTTGGCACCTTCAAAATTTTCTTTTTCCAAATCCGTTTGATCGAGCAAAAGATACTGTGGGCACGTCTCACCCCATACTTGGTAGCCTTTCGACCTGGCTTCGGTAATTTTTTTCACCGCTTCTGCACATGACACGTGCACCACATACAATTGGGAGCCTGCGAGCCCTGTTAGCTCGGCTGCCCTTCCCGTTGCTTCTCCTTCCAGCTCTGGAGGACGGGTTAACGCATGATAAATCGGGGAAGTGTTCCCTTCACTCAGCGCTTTAGTGACCAAATATTCAATCACATCACCGTTTTCAGCATGAACCATTACGAGGGCGCCAAGCTTCTTCGCTTCCACTAACGTACGGAAAAGCGTTTCATCATCAGCCTGAAAAACATGCTTGTAAGCCATGAATACCTTAAAGGAGGTAATCCCTTCTTCTTCGATGATAACAGGAAGCTCATTTAAAATAGCTTCATTGGCCTCGCCGATCATCAGATGAAATCCATAATCAATGACTGCTTTGTGCTGCGACTTTTCATGCCAAGTATTGACTGCTTTTTGCAGGGGCTCTCCTTTATTCGTAAGGCAAAAATCGATGATCGTCGTAGTCCCGCCATAAGCAGCTGCGATCGTTCCTGATTCAAAATCATCACACGTTACTGTGCCGCCAAACGGCATATCGAGATGAGTATGAGGATCGATCCCGCCAGGAAAGAGGTAATTCCCTGTCGCATCAATAATCTCCGCTTCTTCCGCGTCAAAATCCGTTCCAATCGCAGCAATTTTTTCGTCTTCAATCAAGACATCCGCTTCATACATGTCTGAGGCTGTTACAATTGTTCCGCCTTTAATTAGTTTTGCCACCGCTTTACGCCCTCCTTCATTTAATCAAGTGATTCTTTGTATCGCCGCTTGGCGTTCATTCCATGTCATCGGCTTCGAGCTCGGAATTTCAATCATGTCAATCGCGTTTTCTACCGGGCAAACGATGCTGCACAGGTTGCAGCCGACACAATCCTCTTCTCTGACAGAAAGATAGCCCTTGCCGTGCTCATCGGTCAGCCTGTCAATGCATTGGTGCGCCGTGTCCTCGCAAGCAATGTAGCATTTGTTGCAGTTGATGCACGCATCCTGATTGATACGTGCGACGCTTTTATAGTTCAAATCCAGGTTGCCCCATTCGGTGTACCGTTCGACTGTTTTTCCGATCAGCTCTTCAACCGAGTGAAGCCCTTTGTCATCCAAATAGTTGGTCAGTCCGTCAACCATATCTTCAACGATGCTGAATCCGTGATGCATTACTGCTGTACACACTTGAACGCTTCCCGCTCCCATCAGCATGAATTCGACGGCATCCCGCCAATCAGAGATTCCGCCTATACCTGAAATCGGCACGTTAATGCTGGTGTCACCGGCACATTTCCCAACCATATTAAGAGCAATCGGCTTAACCGCGGGACCGCAATAACCTCCGTGTGATCCTTTCCCGCCAACGTGAGGAACAGTATTCCAAGAATCAATATCCACTCCCATTAAGCTGTTAATCGTATTGATCATGCTCACCGCATCCGCTCCGCCTTGAACAGCAGCATATGCAGTTGCTGTGATATCCGTTATATTTGGCGTCAGCTTGACAATGACCGGCGTCTTTGCGGCTTCCTTCACCCAATACGTCTGTTTTTCCACCAGCTCCGGTACCTGTCCGGTCGCTGATCCCATACCGCGTTCTGCCATACCGTGCGGACAACCGAAGTTCAGCTCCAATCCGTCCACTCCTGCAGCCTCTGTTTTTTTCACAAGCTCGTGCCATTTTTCCTGAATCGGGTCAACCATTAAGGATGCAATGATCGCGTGGTTTGGAAATTTCTTTTTTGTTTCATAAATTTCTTTTAGGTTTACTTCGAGAGGACGATCGGTGATGAGTTCAATGTTGTTAAAGCCCGTAACGCGGCGGCCGTTAAAATGAAGGGCAGAAAATCTTGATGATACATTGAGGATTGGATCGCCGAGCGTCTTCCAGACCGCTCCGCCCCATCCCGCTTCAAATGCCCGCTGAACTTGATATCCTGAGTTGGTCGGCGGTGCCGAGGCGAGCCAAAACGGATTAGGAGCCTCGATCCCTGCAAAGGTAATATGTAAATCTGCCAAAAGAGCTAACCTCCTTTATTAAGCTGTTTCATGCTTTACTGCAGCTGACAGTAGACGGTGAATTGAATGGGCAGCCATTTTTCCTTGCTGAGCAGCCGTCACAACCATCGCATCCCCTTTGCCTGCTTTAAAAATGACATCGCCTGCAGCAAAGATTTTCGAGTTGGAGGTTTGGTACGTTCCGCTATCAATCGTTACGATACCTTGCTCATGGTCAAGCTCCATTTCTTCTATTAGACGGGTGTATCGGGTTTGGCCGATGGCGAGAATAACGGCATCCGTATCCATCACTTCGTTCGACCCTTCAATAGGAACTGCCTGTCGTCTGCCGGAGTGATCAGGCTCTTTGATTTCCATGGAAACACATTCAATCCCCCTTACAGCTCCGTTTTCATCTCCGAGAATCTTGACGGGCTGTGTGAGCCATTCAAATTCAATTTCATCCTGCTTAGCAAAATCGTATTCAAAAGGGTACGCGGTCATTTCCTTAACTGTCCTTCTGTATAAGACATTTACCTTCTTAGCTCCTAAACGAACCGAACAGGTAGCGGCATCTATTGCCGTATTTCCGGCACCTACGACGGTTACTTTTTTTCCGACAAAATCTTGTGTTAATGGAGGTGATTTCGTACTTTTTACAAAATCAATCGCGTCATACACTCCATTTAAACCTTCTCCCTCAATGTTCAGGGAAGGAACATCAGACATGCCTATAGCTAAGACGACGGCATCATGTCCATCAATAAGTTCTTTTACCGAAATATCCGTGCCTACTCGCGAATTGGTGCGGATCTCAACTCCTAACTGTTCTACCTGGCTTACTTCCCATAATGATACGTCTTGCGGCAGTCGGAAAGAAACAATCCCATATGTGTCGAGACCGCCAGCCTTATCTTCAGCTTCAAAGATTGTGACACTAAAGCCAGTGCGGGCGAGCTCTCTTGCGGCCGATAGCCCTGCGGGACCTCCTCCGATCACTGCAATTTTTTTCCCATTCGGCAATCCGGGCTGAAAAAGCTGCTGATTGTTTGTCATCGCCCAATTCGTAGCGTGACGCTGCAAATTGCCAATCATAATCGGAAGGGAAGCATCGTTCAAAACACAGGCCCCTTCGCACAGCTCTTCTGTCGGACAAACTCTGGCACATGTTGCTCCTACCGGATTCGCATCCATGATCACTTTAGCCGATCCTTTCATATTTCCTGAGGCAATCTTCTTTATAAACGATGGAATATTTATTTCTGTTGGGCATGCTTTTATACAAGGCGCGTCATAGCAGTACAGACATCTGTTTGCTTCATCCATTACTTCTTTCGGTGATAAATCAGGTTCAATTTCTGCAAAATTGGCTGAGAGATCGTGAAGTGAAATATTTTTATGCAGCAGTCTGTTTTTATTCAAGCTTTTCATGCACCTCTTTCGTTTAAATTTTCTCAAAATTCATAACATTATCGTATTGTATCAATAATTGAATGTCAATCTTTTAATTGCATATTAAAATATGTTTTTATTTTATAAAATAGAAAACTCATTTATAATAATGAAAAAGATAGAGAGATGTGAGAGTATGAATCAGCAAGAGATGGCAGCTGAAATCAATGCGCTGGAAAGAAAAATAGAAGAACAGCAGCACACATTGGCTCAATTAAAGGAAACATTAACTTGTTTGGAAGAACAGGAAGCAGAACGCCGCCGTTTTATTTCGTCTAAAGAAATAATCGATTTGGTTTATTCACACATCGGCAAACGGTTGAATATGTCTACCATGAAACGATGGGCAGACGAAGGCTACCTTGGAGAAGTTATTGATGAAAAAGAAAGATTCTGGGCCATAAAATCTAAGCAAGGGAAAAAAAGATACGTGTATCCGAAAGCTGCCGTTTTTCCATTTTTAAATGAAAAAGGCTACTTAAAACCTAAATTTGCAGTGCTCGATGCGGTTGAAGCAAAACAAGGGATTAAAGGAATGATTATTGATTTTTATCTCGAAAAAGAACATTTTTGCTACACTCTCCAGCTTGACGGCACGTTCCAATCCATTAGCGGAATCAATGAAGATGACCTGCAGCTAGTTGAGAAGGAGATTTGATCGATGAAAGCAAACGTCCGATTGATAAACAATAAAGAAAATCAAGCCATTGCCCGGCAAATCAGAGATTACAATCTCCGTACAGGAAATACTGTATCAATCTCCTTTGAAGAAAATTTATCGGAAATTGTGTTTTCTGGAGAAAAAATCCTCATACCACACAAATATTGGAATAAGGATAATCTGATCATCGAAGGAGAAGCAAAAAAAGAAGAAAACGACTGCCTCATCGAGCCAAGCGAAAAAGGAAAAACAGTCAACCTCCATCTCGATGCCGAGCTCGTCGACGAACTAAACAAAATCAAAGAGCACGTCTTAAGCAAAACCCAGCACGAAATCGTCCTTGAATTATTTAAAAAAGGGCTACATCAGTATAAACGTGAGAATCAGTAGGGGGTTGAAGCAGTGAAAAAGTTTTTTTACGCAGGGTTATTATCGACGCTGGCTTCAATTATCTGTTCTCTTTTGACAAATGATACAACCTACATCTATAAAGTAGCAGGCACTCTTGCAGTCATCGGAATTATTTTATCAGGGCTTTATCTCCAGACGTTTACCACTGAATTCCAGCAGCGAGGACATTCCAATACAGAAAGCAAAGAGGATCGTAAACAACGAACGGATAGCGGAATTAACTGGGCACTCTTTGCCTTGCCGAACACTCTGTGCTGCATTGTTGTATTTTTGTTTTTTTAGATGCTCAGGATTAAGCGGGTGAGCTGGAGCTTGGTGGCACTTGAAAAAGTGGTGCGAGGCAAATGCTGGTATATTGGTTGGATCGCCGGTATATAGTAAACGGGAAGCGTTATACTCATACTTTTGCTACATTTAAAAGGGTTGAAGACATTAAGAAAGAGTGGAAACATTCCAATCCAACGAAAGCTTGGATTCGTGAAGATATGAAGTTCCATGCACTGAAACACAATCCCCTCCAGGAATTAAAACTGGATAAATTGCCACATCCAGATAAATATGCTTCATTAGTAAATCCTCAAGGTCCTCGTATCAGTAAACGAAAAACTCTTCTCAGGTAGAATCAAAGAAATTCGTCTCCCATGTGTCAATGATGCTATCTTTATCTTCAGAAATGGGAGACTTTTTCGAGATAACAATCGAAGACGCTTTCCTACTCTATCAGATCAATCCTTCAGCAAGTTTCAACTTGTTTAATCCAATTTCTTATTTCTCTAGTCAAATTTAAATAAATACGTTTTTTTCGTATGTCTTGATAGGCTCATTCGCCAATTCAAGGTTGCTTGGTGAGCTTTTTCGAAGTATGCTGATGCCTTTTCAAAATCATCATGATGTTTATGATACATCGCAATATCTAAGGTTAATTCGGCAACGTCTGACCATCAATCTTTACTGCCTAGGTAATCCAATGCATTTTCAATTGAAATACTATCTCCTATGTCATACAAAGCATGGATCAAATTTAGTTTCGATAAATACTCAATTTCTCCTTCTTCTTTAGCACGAGAAACAGCTTGGGTATGCCAATGACGCGCTTCGTCCATCTTTTCCAATTTATATAAACTCCTGCTTAGCATGTACATCGAACGAATACAAAAGATGGATTGGTTATGTTCTGGAATATTAATCGCTTTCAAAAAACAATCTATAGCTTCTGGTAACACGTTTCTTCAGTCATAGGATATACCGAGGTTGAAATAAGCAAGGCTCTCTGTGTAACGAAACCCGTGGGTTTTCGCTCTATCTAAGGCGTTCTTGTAATGGTTTTCGGCTTCATCGTACCGGTGAAGATCAAGTTTATTTGCTGCTAAAACCATTTCACTGTTAATGGTTTTTTCAATATAGTCCTCAGTTGCATTAAAAGATTCGAACGCTTTTTTTGCATAATTTAATGAAAAGAAGTGTTGATCGACTTGGTAATAGGCAATAGCAAATTTGTAATAATTGATCGCATCCATATAGTTTTTTTTATGAAATTCGTAGATTCTTGAAAAAAATAAATAATAATATTGAATCATGGTGTTTGTTTGTTTAATATCGCCTTTGTTTTTATTAATCAATTGATAAACTCTATCTGATTCTGGGAATTCTTGAACCATGAGGCTATGACGAAAATCTAAGAGACTAAAGTATAGGAGTAAGTCTTGGTGGTCTTCTATAACAGGATAGGTATGAAGAATCTGATCTCTCATTGCAACTGCCTTAGGAATATTGTGTCGTTTAATGTCGTGATACCAATGGTTTAACATTTTAGCGACTTCTTCATACGAACCTTCATTAGTCAATCACTTTCCCCCCTTCCTTTTTACAAATTTAAGATTATCCATTATCTGTATTATGACAAAAATCGGGTTTTTTGAAAGTGTCGGAATTAAACGAAAATAATTACTGGGCAGTCATTCTGAAGAAATGAAGTTTCGCGTTGACACACAAGCTCCTGATTTTCGTGATATTGAACAAACTCCCGACAAATTTCTTATGCAGGCTGCACGTTTACTTCGAAAATCAGCTTGCCTTATGATAATTGTAAGAAAAGAAAACGGAGGGATACATATGGCTAGAATCAGCTTGCAAAATATTTATAAAACATATGATAAAAACGTGACAGCGGTTAAGGATTTTAATTTAGAAATTAATGATAAAGAGTTTATTGTCTTTGTCGGACCTTCCGGATGCGGCAAATCAACCACTTTACGTATGATTGCCGGACTTGAGGAAATTTCCTCCGGAAGCTTCTATATTGACGACAAGCTGATGAATGATGTTGCCCCAAAAGACAGAAATATCGCGATGGTCTTTCAAAACTATGCCCTTTACCCTCACATGGATGTTTATAGCAATATGGCATTCGGATTAAAATTAAGAAAATATAAAAAAGACGAAATCGACCGCCGTGTAAAAGATGCAGCAAAAATTCTCGGTT
This window of the Bacillus gobiensis genome carries:
- a CDS encoding DHA2 family efflux MFS transporter permease subunit; protein product: MALQENKPKTENPKSILIILMAGLFLAILNQTLLNVALPHLMTEFGVDTSTIQWLTTGYMLVNGILIPLSAFLITRFGSRSLFLTAMMFFTIGTLICGIATNFPIMMTGRLIQAIGGGILQPLVMTTILFIFPPESRGKGMGVFGLAMMFAPAVGPTLSGWIIEHYHWRLMFNGLVPLAFVVLIAAFFLFRNMVEPRKIKIDLLGTVLSVAGFASLLYGVSEAGSEGWDDPIVLTTVIIGVVGIAAFIFQQLKSPEPMLDFRVFKYDIFSLSSVLNIIITVALFSGMFLLPIYLQNLLGFSALDSGLLLLPGALVMLVMSPISGILFDKYGPRPLTIAGLIITAVTTFDYTFLTVQTSYTHIMVIYMIRAFGISLLMMPVMTAGMNQLPKELNSHGTAMANTLRQISGSIGISLITTAYTNRTSFHYSVIADQTNTADPSFMHSFQSYVQSIAGHLHIPLDQAKQIVYSSLLKQANAEANVMGINDAFFLTAFICGIGVVLALFLRDVRKDHLRKKAHKKNVKMLPAPKEVKEY
- the preA gene encoding NAD-dependent dihydropyrimidine dehydrogenase subunit PreA; protein product: MADLHITFAGIEAPNPFWLASAPPTNSGYQVQRAFEAGWGGAVWKTLGDPILNVSSRFSALHFNGRRVTGFNNIELITDRPLEVNLKEIYETKKKFPNHAIIASLMVDPIQEKWHELVKKTEAAGVDGLELNFGCPHGMAERGMGSATGQVPELVEKQTYWVKEAAKTPVIVKLTPNITDITATAYAAVQGGADAVSMINTINSLMGVDIDSWNTVPHVGGKGSHGGYCGPAVKPIALNMVGKCAGDTSINVPISGIGGISDWRDAVEFMLMGAGSVQVCTAVMHHGFSIVEDMVDGLTNYLDDKGLHSVEELIGKTVERYTEWGNLDLNYKSVARINQDACINCNKCYIACEDTAHQCIDRLTDEHGKGYLSVREEDCVGCNLCSIVCPVENAIDMIEIPSSKPMTWNERQAAIQRIT
- the hydA gene encoding dihydropyrimidinase; its protein translation is MAKLIKGGTIVTASDMYEADVLIEDEKIAAIGTDFDAEEAEIIDATGNYLFPGGIDPHTHLDMPFGGTVTCDDFESGTIAAAYGGTTTIIDFCLTNKGEPLQKAVNTWHEKSQHKAVIDYGFHLMIGEANEAILNELPVIIEEEGITSFKVFMAYKHVFQADDETLFRTLVEAKKLGALVMVHAENGDVIEYLVTKALSEGNTSPIYHALTRPPELEGEATGRAAELTGLAGSQLYVVHVSCAEAVKKITEARSKGYQVWGETCPQYLLLDQTDLEKENFEGAKYVWSPPLREKWNQEVLWNALKSGQLQTFGSDQCSFHFNGQKDLGRDDFSKIPNGGPMIEDRFSLLFSEGVKKGRISLNQFVDLVSTKSAKLFGLFPKKGTIAVGSDADIVIFDPNKKRTISASTHHMNVDYNAFEGMEVTGEPVSVLSRGEFVIKDKAFTGKPGAGKYLKRSRFRSESELKMPVQHR
- a CDS encoding NAD(P)H-dependent oxidoreductase, which encodes MKIYVVYDSEGNHTKQLAEAIENGAKEIPSAEVFIDHVDQADIDKLEDMDAIIWGCPGHFGTISSGLKSWIDKLGKQWAKGLLVNKIGAVFCTTATTHGGIETTMLNLITPMLHQGMIIVGLPANVPENALYGSYYGAGVTCSVNDGDILPEEGAAIGTALGRRVAKVVQAAAN
- a CDS encoding efflux RND transporter periplasmic adaptor subunit, which produces MSRGKLLVANLIGLIVILALIAGGVYFYYQNSSFVKTDEAHVQGDRTQIVASAAGVLNDWNMNEGDKVSKDDKIAKVKSESGSQDVKTISDGTIVKNEAQDGQLVQAGQALAEVIDMDNLYVTANIKETDLSEIEVNDKVDVTVDGDPGSTFEGTVEKIGYATNSTFDLLPQTNASGNYTKTTQKVQVKISISNPSDKVLPGMNASVKIEK
- a CDS encoding 5-oxoprolinase subunit PxpA, producing the protein MSRVDVNCDLGESFGTYKKGNDSEILDYVTSANIACGFHAGDPSVMRKTVGLALEKEVKIGAHPGLPDLIGFGRRNMQLSSEEAYDLVVYQIGALYGFLKAEGAEMQHVKPHGALYNMAAADPSLADAIARAVYKVNPELVLFGLSGSELINAGENIGLATASEVFSDRTYQPDGTLTSRSQPEALITNDEKAVHQVIRMVKEKKVATLGGEEISIQADTICIHGDGIRALSFAKKIRGAFEQANIEAKSVR
- a CDS encoding DUF5316 domain-containing protein; amino-acid sequence: MKKFFYAGLLSTLASIICSLLTNDTTYIYKVAGTLAVIGIILSGLYLQTFTTEFQQRGHSNTESKEDRKQRTDSGINWALFALPNTLCCIVVFLFF
- a CDS encoding NAD(P)-dependent oxidoreductase is translated as MHKNISLHDLSANFAEIEPDLSPKEVMDEANRCLYCYDAPCIKACPTEINIPSFIKKIASGNMKGSAKVIMDANPVGATCARVCPTEELCEGACVLNDASLPIMIGNLQRHATNWAMTNNQQLFQPGLPNGKKIAVIGGGPAGLSAARELARTGFSVTIFEAEDKAGGLDTYGIVSFRLPQDVSLWEVSQVEQLGVEIRTNSRVGTDISVKELIDGHDAVVLAIGMSDVPSLNIEGEGLNGVYDAIDFVKSTKSPPLTQDFVGKKVTVVGAGNTAIDAATCSVRLGAKKVNVLYRRTVKEMTAYPFEYDFAKQDEIEFEWLTQPVKILGDENGAVRGIECVSMEIKEPDHSGRRQAVPIEGSNEVMDTDAVILAIGQTRYTRLIEEMELDHEQGIVTIDSGTYQTSNSKIFAAGDVIFKAGKGDAMVVTAAQQGKMAAHSIHRLLSAAVKHETA